One Ahaetulla prasina isolate Xishuangbanna chromosome 1, ASM2864084v1, whole genome shotgun sequence DNA window includes the following coding sequences:
- the XIRP2 gene encoding xin actin-binding repeat-containing protein 2 isoform X1: MAKSCQNHSSAEMCREEPPGVRCRIERFNIPLEDLRNRFESPAGKNRQEVDIERSLPSPAFKNQPGSHSIIPVRNPEAKGGKTFFDKMSSENVQNNKAEGATGGKKSAGGLSGGIKESDHGPLEIQEAISLKERMALYQAAASKVEISNSSANALEESEACRIPGGLASVKNQFEKGEAQHQYRQKSVQKTTSQSQTMMSSSRTETSINEATSKGMQLEAFQSEKVSHEGQASMEAKKTSTITQNIDRTGVDVSVKEEIPKISTQCLKQHFEKTTQGKTFHSGQENGTAPKQIKIENGYQEMVWPSASFHSSAEAISTSRGQGTFMARKTERASAASTPTTCNKFPKYGSTEEFPPPPSPDLLQVPSETTEFSQSPEPPLSPSKQVLPKDLYSRQRNLYELNRLYRHIHPELRKNLEKDYFKDISDIVCGSNTEMDSSVGGDVLQAKQAFENSESSPQKSLSPEREYLEWDEILKGEVQSMKWIFENQPLDSIKDESSDQDNLKSIAGQEIIAGGDVKYTTWMFETQPIDALSANLSDDAGAGGRIPDLARGDVRTATWMFETQPLDSMNKIHHEQEEESHENSVEEITGGDVRTVKYMFETQNLDSLGQLHSVDEAKLLQLRSELKEIKGNVKRSIRHFETLPMYVIQNNLGQMLEIKTVHREDLEKGDVKTVHWMFETQPLDVINKDSVEIKVVRGISMEENVKGEVSRAKWLFETQPLDTIKESEEPAAEKEIILGTDVCRKCWLFETQPLDTLKENEDPNVLPTEEIIGGDVNTTKHLFETLPMDLLKDSPDVGKLQKMAATEEEKGDVKHQKWIFETKPLEQIREERKEFIRTVKLEEIDKGDVSSCKHAFETCWLSKHNDSHKIHVEGVTRGAVKLNKDIFETTPLYAIQDNLGKYHKVKTIRQEEVIRGDVRNCRWLFETRPIDQFDESIEKIEIIKGITSKEVQSGDVKTAKWLFETQPLDSIKYFSNVEDEESKQQTEATEVVKGDVGMCKWLFETQPMESLYEKETTVTTTDEIQRGDVKTCTLLFETQSLDAIGVESETAKLHTVEQEDIQGSDVRTACFLFETEKLENIQGEEDDKELKRIVEIEIQPGDVSTMKYKFETQPLDSLSIDSEEVLNKIKTIQSEDIQKGDVLHCCWLFENRSLGEISEDREERTSLAQTVTDVQDGHVKNGCFIFETFSLDQIKDEDAVEENTKKTINHEEITKGDVKSYKMLFETQPLYAIQDKEGYYHEVTTVKKEEVIHGDVRGTRWLFETKPLGSINESENVYVIKSVTQEDIQKGNVSSVRYRFETQSLDTISDEEKFIVPTVNSVQGGDVKANKKLFESEETQRDKYVRTVNVSEIQQGNVKTCTWLFETRTIDEIRGEDSEYKDIQTVTREEVQEGEVQHAVWLFENQPLDSIKENDETDTEVDKEEIPQADVKTTTWLFETTPFHEFNESRIEKEEIVGKSVKETLKELYSQKVVETHGIILEADEIGDVRMAKYRLMNQETPEIQKEEVIKGDLANIMINLLSKPSTPERESKVNEEEKGNVDLTKKQLMNTSTAVLVEKEEVVRGDIQRAIKKLFNQDRSVKRGILIQESERGDVNMTIYSLFHKRESNKVEQDEVIGGDVKRTIHSLLSSVMNHEISERPKIDDSERGNVQFFTTCIEAGALDYLKLLQSETNEALARKNQDEEEEIVGGDVEGTKRLLKKKKSQIQRTVNEADIIPGDVCNALKIFTTEPQSTSCHVDKEEIIKGDLKTTLNSLSQAINQTTVTEKEEIAKADIHAILKSLQESVYQPRETEKPEVIPGDIKQTIESLEKAIQIKNEVLREEVVQHDLESTLKPLKTVQQSFKETDKEVVRGNTAIESSLDTSDETKLRQYQRFTEAQIKQSKEMLLKPSQPLAQKKVNPTEHLKNNNTFLQKEMMSQKKSFLPEDAKAIHLDPRWNTKSHEMEKKNMKALPKSEFKVTEKADTSSVDKVTAKRHRDQYVIDQTTFCNNVEKNERSEESEARRIWMKGHSTNEMQSAKQMTGKKQSIFHEYKDEKYVDVRSQGETKAKSALPTCDHQSSNYRGTEQPVNRSTGLISKAAGPLETKEVQQDRKRSQHSEEVCRGKKNNVVASQAQVSMASEQNVKSNQKVRVTQEMHRQFKEAERKQKCSEKSILKYSGKRNVEGADEDLRVQGKNPVNPFKNPKGSDRSEIDSPSPPPPPPPPPPPPFPLASSEVDFPLPPPPPHLLMPCDRQRFLSPPSPPNEHESFPPPPPTAEEKCGNELTSHLPPPSLPQAKERSFKSLDKTVQSQGRTPYNAKHLQEELMKELEASRCKTPRKMQPRIIQIHKEINKTNTVEERAGSSMLSNTVSHERKEKKVCTKTEDIKRAASVMDTTNLEVSPSNKTFPPFRSPSLPAEATQASPKPYVRKFKTPLMIAEEKYKLQKEEMGQKQTKEVCQLQVGRDSESWGRLAQVESEGGPPVPKSYKQEEITPQGSWPSDVPATPGELECQREPQVTNSEADDLRPLPKQFMAEQSQSVSKRSAEEHIRKKAVHESQHLTKQSVSSEKVQTHKEHAMSQKVQHQNEEQLHVSNNKKVYPSFKVRTIQVSACDHTLPKGHRDSMIYKKQEGSSVHGVVKQQVQEKQKESISKKSAAGNCMEVDGKIHTEKTLFKYAEGKQEIGDKESSETKQRLVQRKEAEKDKMKQEIAHLKEEKGIIQRKEQVASCKSEKMVKQKIIDIHNKFQTVHSKPESTFVLETNVQNKNLSQEKNNLQGQGEYTWEITSEQKKSPPKTSEPKKEPVQEKMLPSNSPRGSLQKSEKNSVDILELLRKREEIQQLLSRMKEFEMEPSKNGMKTFQVFLSVIPEWLVEQERKQDLSYIAQEESVEKMREALLVIKDQASQILHSCEETIQAAMISTNSLKCKKSVHSARGSSQKIAKVTVGSSRKDSETAKEMSKDTMAHQEVKQKVSANKFSDITTSSPSLRMRAPSPTYITIESRCVESPLRDLLSPVQRESTPVPPSPPPKSTTPTSKVHQSSTRSEQLAKLKDTTAKLSQGAIPNRSVTPIPIVEKRSEIVKSPATLRRQIKIDTRQPVPFSRVPFPKDTSVTAEAVAKVKETHEESQVNQMYVSKKGGSILEEPHGQSVGSISIAHGVEVPKSGPKGLRHRYEASDQVIHIRKEPELPETFGGDYEYKTDTRVQAFNDQTLSEGKFKNKYVENGIMSDKSKEVRCRSRKDRLSQTSQEPDNRKDSFQKCPGKHQRESKETNSKKQNQRVIKEHSCEPRVCFDAKSPLGCAYGMESFENTVIESRTAASTAQSADGTQSGFGFKRAPPTYEDVISGHTLDISARGSPEDLLRNFQKTWQESERVFQSLGYTMSEATEAEVRSSFHEEAEFISESATSGKGNMPTLSKESLSNGVPSCRQADFP, translated from the exons AAGACGACAAGTCAGAGTCAAACCATGATGTCTAGCAGTAGGACAGAAACCAGCATAAATGAAGCGACCTCAAAAGGAATGCAGCTGGAAGCATTTCAGTCAGAAAAG GTTTCCCATGAGGGGCAAGCTTCCATGGAGGCCAAGAAAACGTCTACTATCACTCAAAATATTGATAGAACAG GAGTCGATGTTTCTGTGAAAGAGGAGATTCCGAAGATCTCTACACAATGTTTGAAACAGCACTTTGAGAAAACAACCCAAGGAAAGACATTTCATTCTGGACAAGAAAATGGAACAGCTCCAAAGCAGATCAAG ATTGAAAATGGGTATCAAGAAATGGTGTGGCCTTCTGCAAGTTTTCATTCTTCTGCTGAAGCTATTTCTACGAGTAGAGGACAGGGAACGTTTATGGCAAGGAAAACAGAGCGTGCATCTGCTGCCTCAACCCCGACAACCTGTAACAAGTTTCCAAAGTATGGGAGTACAGAGGAATTTCCTCCTCCACCATCGCCAGATTTACTACAGGTTCCCTCTGAAACGACAGAGTTTTCCCAGTCCCCTGaaccccctctctctccatccaagcaagttcttcccaaggattTATATTCCAGGCAAAGAAATCTTTATGAATTAAACCGTTTATACAGACACATTCACCCTGAATTAAGGAAGAATTTAGAAAAAGATTACTTCAAGGATATTTCTGACATAGTCTGTGGTAGCAACACTGAAATGGATAGCTCAGTAGGAGGAGATGTCCTTCAGGCTAAACAAGCCTTTGAAAACTCAGAAAGCAGCCCTCAGAAAAGCCTGAGCCCGGAAAGAGAATATTTAGAATGGGATGAGATCCTCAAGGGAGAGGTCCAATCCATGAAGTGGATTTTTGAAAATCAGCCCCTAGATTCAATCAAGGATGAGTCTTCTGACCAAGACAACCTTAAAAGCATTGCAGGTCAAGAAATAATTGCTGGGGGAGATGTTAAGTATACTACTTGGATGTTTGAAACACAACCCATAGATGCACTGAGTGCAAATCTTTCAGACGACGCAGGAGCTGGAGGTCGAATTCCAGACTTAGCCAGAGGAGATGTCCGCACAGCCACATGGATGTTTGAAACTCAGCCGCTGGATTCAATGAATAAAATTCACCACGAGCAGGAAGAAGAGTCACATGAAAATTCGGTCGAGGAAATCACTGGGGGAGACGTCAGAACAGTGAAGTACATGTTTGAAACACAGAACTTGGATAGTCTTGGGCAGCTTCATTCCGTGGATGAAGCTAAGCTCCTGCAACTGAGATCAGAACTAAAGGAGATTAAAGGCAATGTAAAGAGAAGTATAAGGCATTTTGAAACGCTGCCGATGTATGTTATTCAAAACAATTTAGGTCAAATGCTAGAAATTAAAACAGTCCACAGAGAAGATCTGGAGAAAGGAGATGTCAAAACGGTCCATTGGATGTTTGAAACTCAGCCTCTGGATGTTATCAACAAAGATTCGGTGGAAATCAAAGTTGTCCGTGGAATTTCCATGGAGGAAAACGTTAAAGGGGAAGTGAGCAGGGCAAAATGGTTATTTGAAACCCAGCCTTTAGATACTATTAAAGAGTCTGAGGAACCTGCTGCAGAAAAAGAAATCATACTGGGGACCGACGTCTGCAGAAAATGTTGGCTGTTTGAGACTCAGCCTCTTGATAccttaaaagaaaatgaagacccaaatgtTTTGCCCACTGAAGAAATCATCGGAGGAGATGTAAACACTACTAAACACCTATTTGAAACATTGCCGATGGATCTGTTAAAAGACAGCCCTGATGTTGGAAAACTTCAAAAAATGGCCGCCACCGAGGAAGAGAAAGGCGATgtgaagcatcagaaatggatttTTGAGACGAAACCTCTTGAACAGattagggaagaaagaaaagaattcatAAGAACTGTGAAACTGGAGGAAATCGACAAGGGAGATGTGAGCAGCTGTAAGCATGCATTTGAAACGTGCTGGTTAAGCAAACACAATGACTCACACAAAATCCATGTTGAAGGCGTAACGAGAGGTGCCGTAAAATTGAATAAAGACATTTTTGAAACTACTCCATTATACGCGATCCAGGACAATCTTGGGAAATACCATAAGGTTAAAACAATTCGTCAAGAAGAGGTGATCCGAGGAGATGTCAGGAACTGCAGGTGGCTTTTTGAAACAAGGCCCATTGACCAATTTGATGAGAGCATTGAGAAAATTGAGATCATCAAAGGGATAACCTCCAAAGAAGTACAGTCGGGTGATGTGAAGACAGCAAAATGGCTGTTTGAAACTCAGCCTCTTGACTCAATTAAATATTTTAGCAACGTAGAAGACGAAGAAAGCAAGCAACAGACAGAGGCAACGGAAGTGGTCAAAGGAGATGTCGGGATGTGCAAGTGGTTGTTTGAAACTCAGCCAATGGAATCTCTGTATGAGAAAGAGACAACGGTAACCACCACTGACGAAATACAGAGAGGAGATGTGAAAACATGCACCTTGCTCTTTGAAACACAATCTCTTGACGCAATCGGGGTGGAATCAGAAACAGCTAAGCTGCACACGGTTGAGCAAGAGGACATTCAAGGCAGCGACGTCCGCACAGCATGTTTCCTTTTTGAGACAGAAAAGCTAGAGAACATCCAAGGAGAAGAAGACGACAAAGAACTCAAGCGAATCGTGGAAATTGAGATCCAGCCTGGAGATGTCTCTACCATGAAATATAAATTTGAGACCCAACCGTTAGACTCGCTCAGTATCGACTCAGAGGAAGTCCtgaacaaaattaaaaccatacaAAGTGAAGATATACAAAAAGGAGATGTTTTGCATTGCTGTTGGCTTTTCGAAAATCGGTCCCTCGGTGAAATTTCAGAGGACAGAGAAGAAAGGACTTCTTTGGCCCAAACCGTTACAGATGTACAAGATGGGCATGTGAAAAACGGTTGCTTCATCTTTGAGACGTTTTCTCTGGACCAGATTAAAGATGAAGATGCCGTGGAGGAAAATACCAAGAAAACCATCAACCATGAAGAAATAACAAAGGGGGATGTGAAAAGCTACAAAATGCTTTTTGAGACCCAACCACTTTATGCAATTCAGGACAAAGAAGGATATTATCACGAGGTGACTACAGTGAAGAAGGAGGAAGTTATTCATGGAGATGTCCGTGGGACCCGTTGGCTATTTGAAACTAAGCCTTTAGGCTCAATAAACGAGTCTGAAAACGTGTATGTTATAAAAtcagtcacccaggaagatatcCAGAAAGGAAATGTTAGTTCCGTTAGATACCGATTTGAAACACAGTCACTGGACACGATTTCAGATGAGGAGAAATTCATTGTCCCCACAGTTAACAGTGTCCAGGGTGGCGATGTGAAAGCCAACAAGAAATTATTTGAATCTGAAGAAACCCAGCGAGACAAGTATGTAAGAACAGTGAATGTCAGCGAAATACAACAAGGCAATGTTAAAACATGTACTTGGCTATTTGAAACACGAACTATTGATGAAATTAGAGGGGAAGATTCGGAATACAAAGACATCCAGACAGTAACCAGGGAAGAAGTCCAGGAGGGAGAAGTTCAGCATGCGGTATGGCTCTTTGAAAACCAGCCTCTAGATTCCATTAAAGAAAATGATGAGACAGATACAGAAGTAGATAAGGAGGAAATCCCACAGGCTGATGTAAAAACCACCACATGGCTTTTTGAAACCACGCCTTTCCATGAATTTAATGAAAGTAGAATTGAAAAGGAAGAAATTGTTGGGAAAAGTGTGAAGGAGACTCTAAAGGAACTTTATTCACAGAAAGTTGTAGAGACTCATGGGATCATCTTGGAGGCAGATGAAATTGGAGATGTCCGAATGGCAAAATATAGGTTGATGAATCAGGAAACTCCTGAAATACAAAAGGAAGAGGTTATTAAAGGAGATTTAGCCAACATCATGATAAATCTCCTTTCCAAACCAAGTACTCCAGAAAGGGAAAGTAAAGTAAATGAAGAGGAAAAGGGAAATGTAGATTTGACCAAAAAGCAACTGATGAATACCTCAACAGCAGTGCTTGTTGAAAAAGAAGAGGTAGTGAGAGGTGATATACAACGAGCCATTAAAAAACTGTTTAATCAGGATCGTTCTGTAAAACGTGGGATTTTAATTCAGGAAAGTGAAAGGGGTGATGTTAATATGACAATCTATTCTCTCTTCCACAAAAGAGAAAGCAATAAAGTTGAACAAGATGAAGTTATAGGCGGTGATGTAAAACGTACAATTCACAGTCTTCTCTCTTCTGTAATGAATCATGAAATATCAGAAAGACCTAAAATAGATGATTCAGAAAGGGGAAACGTTCAGTTTTTTACAACTTGCATAgaagctggagctttggactatTTGAAATTACTCCAGTCAGAGACAAATGAAGCACTTGCTAGAAAAAATCaagatgaggaagaggaaatAGTGGGTGGAGATGTTGAAGGCACTAAACGATtactaaagaaaaagaagtctCAAATACAGCGGACGGTTAACGAAGCTGACATAATTCCTGGTGATGTCTGTAATGCCCTTAAAATCTTTACGACTGAGCCACAAAGTACATCTTGTCATGTAGACAAAGAAGAAATTATAAAAGGTGATTTGAAGACAACTTTAAATTCCCTAAGTCAGGCTATAAATCAGACCACTGTTACGGAGAAAGAAGAAATTGCAAAAGCTGACATCCATGCAATTTTGAAGTCTCTTCAGGAATCAGTTTATCAaccaagagagacagaaaaaccAGAGGTCATTCCTGGTGATATTAAACAGACCATTGAATCTCTGGAGaaagcaatacaaataaaaaatgaagtCTTGAGAGAAGAGGTTGTCCAACATGACCTTGAATCCACACTAAAACCTTTAAAAACAGTTCAGCAATCTTTCAAGGAAACAGACAAAGAAGTAGTCAGAGGCAATACTGCTATAGAGAGCTCGCTGGATACCTCTGACGAAACAAAATTAAGGCAATACCAAAGATTCACAGAGGCACAGATAAAACAAAGTAaggaaatgttgctgaagccatCTCAACCATTAGCCCAGAAAAAAGTCAATCCAACTGAACACTTGAAAAACAATAATACATTTCTTCAGAAGGAAATGATGTCCCAAAAGAAGAGTTTTCTCCCAGAAGATGCCAAAGCAATCCATTTGGATCCGAGATGGAACACCAAGAGTCATGAGATGGAGAAGAAAAATATGAAGGCCTTACCTAAATCTGAGTTCAAAGTCACTGAAAAAGCAGATACATCTTCTGTGGATAAAGTCACAGCAAAGAGACATAGAGATCAGTATGTGATTGACCAAACTACTTTTTGCAATAATGTTGAGAAGAATGAAAGATCAGAGGAGTCAGAGGCACGCAGAATATGGATGAAGGGCCATTCAACCAATGAGATGCAGAGTGCAAAACAAATGACGGGAAAGAAACAAAGCATCTTTCATGAATATAAAGATGAAAAATATGTTGATGTCAGAAGTCAGGGTGAGACGAAAGCAAAATCAGCCCTGCCAACATGTGATCACCAGAGCTCCAATTACAGAGGGACCGAACAACCGGTCAACCGGTCAACCGGCCTGATTTCCAAAGCGGCTGGTCCTCTGGAAACAAAAGAGGTGCAACAAGACAGAAAGCGATCACAGCATTCAGAGGAGGTTTGCAGAGGGAAGAAAAACAATGTCGTGGCAAGCCAAGCTCAGGTTTCCATGGCATCAGAGCAGAATGTAAAATCCAATCAAAAAGTCAGAGTCACACAGGAAATGCACAGGCAATTCAAAGAGGCTGAAAGGAAACAAAAGTGCAGCGAGAAATCCATTTTGAAGTACTCAGGGAAACGTAACGTTGAAGGTGCTGATGAAGACTTGAGGGTTCAAGGGAAAAATCCTGTGAATCCGTTCAAGAATCCTAAAGGCTCAGATAGGTCAGAAATtgattctccctctccccctcctcctcctccaccaccacctccacctCCATTTCCATTGGCTTCATCTGAAGTTGACTTTCCTTTGCCGCCGCCACCTCCTCATTTATTGATGCCTTGTGATAGACAGAGATTTCTTTCTCCACCATCACCACCAAATGAGCACGAGAGTTTTCCCCCTCCACCACCCACTGCAGAAGAGAAATGTGGCAATGAGTTGACATCTCATCTGCCTCCCCCGTCTCTCCCTCAGGCAAAAGAACGTTCCTTCAAAAGCCTAGACAAAACAGTTCAATCTCAGGGCAGGACCCCATACAACGCAAAACATCTTCAGGAAGAACTGATGAAAGAATTAGAAGCGAGCCGGTGCAAAACACCGAGAAAAATGCAGCCAAGGATCATTCAGATACACAAAGAGATCAATAAGACAAATACAGTGGAAGAAAGGGCAGGAAGTTCAATGTTAAGTAACACTGTTAGtcatgaaagaaaagagaagaaagtctGCACCAAAACTGAGGATATTAAAAGGGCCGCATCGGTTATGGATACTACCAATCTGGAAGTATCACCGTCGAATAAGACATTTCCACCGTTTAGGTCTCCTTCTCTTCCAGCAGAGGCAACACAAGCATCACCTAAGCCTTACGTACGGAAATTTAAAACTCCTTTAATGATTGCAGAAGAAAAATACAAACTGCAAAAGGAAGAGATGGGACAAAAGCAAACTAAGGAGGTTTGTCAACTCCAGGTGGGAAGGGACAGTGAAAGCTGGGGAAGATTAGCTCAGGTAGAGTCAGAAGGTGGCCCGCCAGTGCCAAAATCATATAAACAGGAGGAAATCACTCCTCAAGGGTCGTGGCCCTCTGACGTTCCAGCTACACCGGGGGAGCTTGAATGCCAGAGGGAACCTCAAGTCACCAACTCAGAAGCTGATGACCTACGGCCCTTGCCAAAACAATTCATGGCTGAACAGTCTCAAAGTGTTTCAAAGCGTTCGGCAGAAGAACACATCAGAAAAAAAGCAGTCCATGAATCACAACATCTTACAAAACAGAGTGTATCTTCTGAAAAAGTACAGACCCACAAAGAACATGCAATGAGCCAGAAAGTGCAGCACCAAAATGAGGAGCAGTTGCATGtgtcaaataataaaaaagtgtaCCCCTCTTTCAAAGTTAGGACCATCCAGGTTTCCGCCTGTGATCATACCTTACCTAAAGGCCACAGGGATTCCATGATTTATAAAAAGCAAGAGGGATCAAGTGTCCATGGTGTTGTGAAGCAACAGGttcaagaaaaacagaaagaaagcataagcaagaaaagtGCTGCGGGTAATTGTATGGAAGTGGATGGGAAAATCCATACGGAAAAAACACTTTTTAAGTATGCAGAAGGCAAGCAAGAAATCGGGGATAAAGAATCTAGTGAAACGAAACAGAGATTAGTTCAAAGAAAGGAAGCAGAGAAGgacaaaatgaaacaagaaattgcTCACctcaaagaagagaaaggaataaTTCAAAGAAAAGAACAAGTGGCTAGCTGTAAATCAGAAAAAATGGTCAAGCAAAAAATAATTGATATACATAACAAATTTCAGACTGTGCATTCCAAACCAGAATCAACTTTTGTTTTGGAGACAAACGTTCAGAATAAAAACCTGTCTCAGGAAAAGAATAATCTACAGGGTCAGGGAGAATATACCTGGGAAATTACCTCAGAACAGAAAAAAAGCCCTCCTAAGACATCAGAGCCGAAAAAAGAGCCTGTGCAAGAAAAAATGCTACCATCTAATTCACCAAGAGGATCCCTGCAGAAAAGTGAGAAAAACTCAGTAGACATATTAGAGTTGTTGAGGAAACGGGAAGAGATACAACAGCTGTTGTCCAGAATGAAAGAATTTGAGATGGAGCCAAGTAAAAATGGAATGAAAACATTCCAGGTGTTCTTAAGTGTTATTCCAGAATGGCTGGTAGAACAAGAAAGGAAGCAAGACTTAAGTTACATTGCACAGGAAGAAAGTGTTGAAAAGATGAGGGAAGCATTGTTGGTTATTAAAGATCAAGCTTCCCAAATACTTCACTCATGTGAAGAGACGATCCAAGCAGCCATGATTTCAACAAATTCCCTGAAGTGTAAAAAAAGTGTTCATAGCGCTAGAGGATCGTCGCAGAAAATAGCTAAAGTGACTGTTGGATCCAGCAGAAAAGATTCAGAGACGGCTAAAGAAATGTCCAAAGATACCATGGCACACCAAGAAGTAAAGCAGAAAGTCAGTGCAAACAAATTTTCAGACATCACAACTTCTTCACCATCTCTAAGAATGCGAGCGCCTTCACCTACTTACATCACAATTGAATCGAGATGTGTTGAATCTCCTCTCAGGGATTTATTGTCTCCAGTCCAAAGAGAAAGCACTCCGGTTCCACCATCACCCCCACCAAAATCTACTACGCCAACGTCTAAGGTACATCAGTCGTCCACCCGTTCTGAGCAACTTGCAAAACTTAAAGACACTACAGCAAAACTATCTCAAGGGGCAATCCCAAATAGATCGGTTACCCCGATTCCTATTGTGGAGAAACGGTCGGAGATTGTTAaatctcctgcaaccctccgtcGGCAAATCAAGATTGATACACGTCAACCTGTACCATTTAGCAGAGTACCATTTCCAAAAGACACCAGTGTAACTGCCGAAGCAGTGGCAAAAGTCAAAGAGACGCATGAAGAATCCCAAGTAAATCAAATGTATGTCTCTAAAAAGGGTGGGAGCATTCTGGAAGAGCCCCATGGACAAAGTGTAGGCTCTATTTCCATTGCACATGGCGTTGAGGTTCCTAAGTCTGGTCCTAAAGGGCTTAGGCATAGGTATGAAGCATCTGACCAGGTGATTCACATAAGGAAGGAGCCAGAGCTACCGGAAACCTTTGGCGGTGACTATGAATATAAAACTGATACAAGGGTACAGGCTTTCAATGATCAGACATTAAGTGAGGGAAAATTCAAGAACAAATATGTTGAAAATGGTATCATGAGTGACAAGTCAAAGGAAGTCAGGTGTAGATCGAGAAAGGACAGACTTAGCCAAACTTCCCAAGagccagacaacagaaaagatAGCTTCCAAAAATGTCCTGGAAAGCATCAAAGAGAATCAAAGGAAACCAACTCTAAGAAGCAAAACCAGCGTGTCATTAAAGAGCATTCCTGTGAGCCCAGGGTGTGCTTTGATGCAAAGTCCCCCTTGGGATGCGCTTACGGCATGGAGTCTTTTGAGAACACGGTCATTGAATCTAGAACCGCAGCCTCCACTGCACAGAGCGCCGATGGCACTCAGTCAGGATTTGGCTTCAAACGGGCACCTCCAACCTATGAAGATGTCATCTCAGGGCACACCTTAGATATTTCTGCTCGCGGTTCACCAGAAGATCTTCTAAGGAACTTTCAGAAGACTTGGCAGGAAAGCGAGAGAGTGTTTCAAAGCCTGGGCTACACCATGTCAGAAGCTACTGAAGCAGAAGTGAGAAGTAGTTTCCACGAGGAAGCAGAGTTTATCAGTG AAAGTGCAACTTCAGGGAAAGGAAACATGCCTACTTTGTCAAAAGAGAGTTTATCCAATGGAGTGCCTAGCTGCCGACAAGCAGATTTTCCATAA